One segment of Vibrio orientalis CIP 102891 = ATCC 33934 DNA contains the following:
- a CDS encoding extracellular solute-binding protein, with product MKKWATLLAGSACALSLFSGSVAADENKELVFMNWGPYINSNLLEQFTEETGIKVIYSTYESNETLYAKLKTHNQGYDLVVPSTYFVAKMRDEGMLQKIDKSKLSNFSNLDKNYLDKPYDPNNDYSIPHVVAITGLAVNADMYDPNDFTSWADLWNPELEGQLMMMDDTREVFHIALRKLGYSGNSKDPKQIDEAYAELQKLMPNVLVFNSDNPGAPYMSGEVGVGMLWNGSAAAAQNEGMNLKLVFPKEGGIGWVDNFAISSGAKNVEAAHKMIDFLLRPEIAEQISRDTGYLTAVEASNAKFKDVAPLFPSQEDLDRVEWQDAVGDMTVKYEEYFLKLKAGQ from the coding sequence ATGAAAAAATGGGCTACTCTATTAGCTGGTAGTGCATGTGCGCTTTCCCTGTTCTCAGGTTCAGTTGCAGCGGACGAAAACAAAGAACTCGTATTTATGAACTGGGGTCCTTACATCAACAGTAACCTCCTAGAACAATTTACTGAAGAAACTGGTATCAAGGTTATTTACTCGACTTACGAGTCAAACGAAACCTTGTATGCAAAGCTAAAAACACATAACCAAGGTTATGACCTAGTCGTACCTTCGACTTACTTCGTCGCTAAGATGCGCGATGAAGGTATGCTACAAAAGATCGATAAGTCAAAGCTAAGTAACTTCTCTAATCTAGATAAGAACTACCTAGATAAGCCTTACGATCCAAACAACGACTACTCTATTCCACACGTTGTTGCTATTACAGGTCTTGCAGTGAATGCAGACATGTACGATCCAAATGACTTTACTAGCTGGGCGGATCTATGGAACCCGGAGCTTGAAGGTCAGTTGATGATGATGGATGACACTCGTGAAGTGTTCCACATCGCACTACGTAAGCTTGGTTACTCAGGTAACTCTAAAGATCCTAAACAGATTGATGAAGCGTATGCTGAGCTACAGAAGCTGATGCCAAACGTTCTTGTATTCAACTCTGACAACCCTGGTGCGCCATACATGTCAGGCGAAGTTGGCGTTGGTATGCTTTGGAACGGCAGCGCAGCAGCAGCGCAAAACGAAGGTATGAACCTTAAACTGGTATTCCCTAAAGAAGGTGGTATCGGCTGGGTTGATAACTTTGCAATTTCTTCAGGTGCAAAAAACGTAGAAGCGGCACATAAGATGATCGACTTCCTTCTACGCCCTGAAATCGCTGAGCAAATTTCTCGTGATACTGGCTACTTAACAGCAGTTGAAGCATCTAACGCTAAGTTTAAAGATGTCGCTCCTCTGTTCCCATCACAAGAAGACCTTGACCGCGTAGAGTGGCAAGACGCTGTTGGCGATATGACAGTTAAGTACGAAGAGTACTTCTTAAAACTAAAAGCTGGTCAGTAA
- a CDS encoding extracellular solute-binding protein — protein sequence MKSKFYASALCAATLIASPAMAADQELYFYNWSEYIPSEVLEDFTKETGIKVIYSTYESNESMYAKLKTQGSGYDLVVPSTYFVSKMRKEGMLQKIDKDKLSHFADLDTNFLNKPFDPSNNYSIPYIWGATGIGINSDMLDASSVTKWDDFWDSKWEGQLMLMDDSREVFHIALTKLGYSPNTTNPDEIKAAYEELKKLMPNVLVFNSDFPANPYLAGEVSLGMLWNGSAYMARQEGASIDIIWPEKGTVFWMDSLAIPAEAKNVDAAHKMIDFLLRPENAAKIALEIGYPTPVATAHKLLPEEFANDTSIFPPQEVMDSGTWQDEVGEASVLYDEYFQKLKVNN from the coding sequence ATGAAAAGTAAATTCTACGCAAGCGCACTTTGTGCAGCGACTTTAATCGCTTCGCCAGCAATGGCTGCTGACCAAGAACTTTATTTCTACAACTGGTCTGAATACATTCCAAGTGAAGTTCTTGAAGACTTTACAAAAGAGACTGGTATTAAAGTCATTTACTCGACTTACGAGTCAAATGAAAGCATGTATGCAAAGCTTAAAACGCAAGGTTCAGGATACGATTTAGTAGTACCGTCTACATATTTCGTTTCTAAGATGCGTAAAGAAGGCATGCTTCAGAAGATCGATAAGGACAAACTGTCTCATTTTGCTGACTTGGACACTAATTTCCTAAACAAACCTTTTGATCCAAGCAACAATTACTCAATCCCTTACATCTGGGGTGCGACGGGTATTGGTATTAACTCTGACATGCTAGATGCATCATCTGTAACTAAGTGGGATGACTTCTGGGATAGCAAGTGGGAAGGCCAACTTATGCTAATGGATGACTCTCGTGAAGTTTTCCATATCGCACTGACTAAGCTTGGTTACTCACCAAATACAACCAACCCAGATGAAATTAAAGCTGCTTACGAAGAGCTTAAAAAGCTAATGCCAAATGTATTGGTATTTAACTCTGATTTCCCTGCTAACCCATACCTAGCGGGTGAAGTTTCACTAGGCATGCTTTGGAACGGCAGCGCATACATGGCGCGTCAAGAAGGCGCTTCTATTGATATCATTTGGCCAGAAAAAGGCACAGTATTTTGGATGGACAGCTTAGCGATCCCTGCTGAAGCTAAAAATGTTGACGCTGCACATAAGATGATCGACTTCCTTCTTCGTCCAGAGAACGCTGCAAAAATTGCTTTAGAGATTGGTTACCCGACTCCAGTTGCTACGGCTCACAAGCTTCTTCCTGAAGAGTTTGCTAACGACACAAGTATCTTCCCTCCTCAAGAAGTAATGGATAGCGGTACTTGGCAAGACGAAGTAGGCGAAGCAAGCGTTCTTTATGACGAGTACTTCCAAAAGCTGAAAGTCAATAACTAA